The following are encoded in a window of Thermoproteota archaeon genomic DNA:
- a CDS encoding type IV secretory pathway protein — translation MEFKIIKDILPKVKLRSILNGKTEFDYVSNADSTKLNLASLPKTVEEDVDPSIPKFFSVSKLDFDGVEIHGGVVKDPTSKSGVRYMVIQPRLSIRDKKNFDIIRKLLMSELTVSLHEIKTKKDAEKRLKKKIIQLIKKYKLEIPTKNLSKISYYAIRDFIYLGKIEPLMRDHMVEEVSCDGTGIPLYVWHREYESIPTNVVFTTDAELNNFARKVSYVCGKHVSMANPIIDASLPDGSRINLTLGHEITKRGSTFTIRRFRADPITIIDLIKFGTMNSDIAAYLWYIAEKNSTMLVAGGTASGKTTALNALASFIRPGQKIVSIEDTQELNLPHENWIPAVSRQNFTDGQIGEINQYDLLRAALRQRPDIIIVGETRGREAYTLFQAMATGHGGFSSIHADSVEATLTRLASSPMDIPKPLIANTLDLITLQLKIRVKDKSVRRIIQISEIAGLDEETNEIKTHEIFKWNPNQDIHQYAGNSVVLEKIKDRTGESDEEIDFELKKRKIALEWMVKNDIRKHKEVTKNVLEFYSDPERFYERKRMVV, via the coding sequence TTGGAGTTTAAAATTATCAAGGATATCCTCCCCAAGGTAAAGTTAAGATCTATTCTAAATGGAAAAACAGAGTTTGATTATGTATCTAATGCAGATTCTACAAAGCTGAATCTTGCATCCCTGCCAAAAACAGTAGAAGAAGATGTAGACCCAAGCATTCCAAAGTTTTTCTCTGTATCAAAGCTGGATTTTGATGGTGTAGAAATACACGGTGGTGTTGTAAAAGATCCCACATCAAAGAGCGGTGTACGATACATGGTGATTCAGCCAAGATTAAGCATTCGTGATAAGAAAAATTTTGATATTATTAGAAAATTATTGATGAGTGAATTAACAGTATCACTGCATGAAATAAAGACAAAAAAGGATGCAGAAAAACGACTCAAAAAGAAGATTATACAATTAATTAAAAAATACAAACTAGAAATTCCGACCAAAAATCTATCAAAGATTTCATACTATGCAATTAGGGATTTTATCTATCTTGGAAAGATTGAGCCATTAATGCGAGACCACATGGTTGAAGAAGTCAGTTGTGATGGAACAGGCATTCCATTATACGTATGGCACAGAGAGTACGAGTCCATTCCAACAAATGTTGTGTTTACTACGGATGCTGAGCTAAACAACTTTGCAAGAAAGGTATCCTACGTATGTGGAAAACATGTATCCATGGCAAATCCAATTATTGATGCATCATTACCAGATGGTTCTAGAATTAATCTTACACTTGGACATGAAATTACAAAACGCGGTAGTACATTTACTATCAGAAGATTCAGAGCAGACCCAATTACCATTATAGACTTGATAAAATTTGGTACAATGAATTCAGATATTGCAGCATATCTTTGGTATATTGCAGAAAAAAATTCTACAATGCTAGTAGCTGGTGGAACTGCCAGTGGAAAGACGACAGCACTAAACGCACTAGCATCATTTATCCGTCCTGGACAGAAAATAGTCAGTATAGAGGATACCCAGGAGCTAAACTTGCCTCATGAAAACTGGATTCCTGCTGTATCAAGACAGAACTTTACAGATGGACAAATCGGTGAGATTAACCAGTATGATTTGCTCAGAGCAGCACTCAGACAAAGACCAGATATTATCATCGTAGGGGAAACAAGAGGACGAGAGGCATACACGCTATTTCAGGCAATGGCTACAGGTCACGGTGGCTTCTCATCAATACATGCAGATTCAGTTGAGGCAACACTGACAAGATTGGCATCATCTCCAATGGATATTCCTAAACCATTAATTGCAAACACATTAGACCTTATCACATTACAGCTAAAAATTCGCGTCAAGGACAAATCAGTTAGAAGAATTATTCAGATTTCTGAAATTGCAGGACTAGATGAGGAAACAAACGAAATCAAAACACATGAGATATTCAAGTGGAATCCTAACCAAGACATTCACCAGTATGCAGGAAATAGTGTTGTCCTAGAAAAGATCAAGGATAGAACAGGTGAAAGTGATGAAGAGATTGACTTTGAGC